Proteins encoded within one genomic window of Mesobacillus subterraneus:
- a CDS encoding RsfA family transcriptional regulator, with protein sequence MPLTRQDAWSQDEDLLLAEVVLRNIREGGTQLKAFEEVGKQLSRTAAACGFRWNSYVRKQYKSGIELAKKQRKEAKKQTKTQEKSEAAPTPAPAPVSDAPRVPLKQEEKRSNLNIEVVKQYLDDLYEKAAAANSQDVQKEKIRGLEKQIYYLSAENEKLETQLRSMEEDYRALIDIMDRAKKRVTSKSDENQQKMNFQVEGKGSLEKVEK encoded by the coding sequence ATGCCATTAACCCGACAGGATGCCTGGTCACAGGATGAAGATTTATTGCTTGCTGAAGTGGTATTAAGAAATATTCGAGAAGGCGGTACTCAATTGAAAGCGTTTGAAGAAGTAGGAAAGCAGCTTTCGAGGACTGCTGCAGCTTGTGGTTTTCGCTGGAATTCCTATGTAAGAAAACAATATAAATCTGGTATTGAGCTGGCGAAAAAGCAGCGGAAGGAAGCGAAAAAACAGACAAAGACACAAGAGAAGTCAGAAGCAGCACCGACACCGGCACCGGCACCAGTAAGCGATGCGCCAAGAGTGCCTTTAAAACAAGAAGAAAAGCGTTCCAACCTTAACATAGAAGTAGTAAAGCAATATCTTGATGATCTCTATGAAAAAGCTGCAGCTGCAAATAGTCAGGATGTGCAAAAAGAAAAAATCCGCGGGTTAGAAAAGCAAATCTATTACTTGTCTGCTGAAAATGAAAAATTAGAAACACAGTTGCGTTCCATGGAAGAAGATTATCGTGCTTTGATTGACATCATGGATCGCGCCAAAAAAAGAGTAACCTCAAAAAGCGATGAAAATCAGCAAAAAATGAACTTTCAGGTTGAGGGAAAGGGATCTCTGGAGAAGGTTGAAAAATAG
- a CDS encoding enoyl-CoA hydratase/isomerase family protein, translated as MDSYIISKEKNGVLLFTINRPDRRNAINYEIMSGLETAMDMAAENDVKVFAITGAGDQAFCSGGDLSAFHCLKTEAQAFEMLSRMAGILYNLLVLPKPTIAILNGSAVGGGCEIASACDFRIGRDGMRAGFVQGNLAITTGWGGGSILFEKLPQPIAMKMLLDAKIYTAEELREFGFIHQIYNDPPIDACLSFMNGSLHKETTVLEAYKTMLNKKWKLLSMKERMEEEARRCAVLWEGDAHHKKVDEFMMKKNKNN; from the coding sequence ATGGATTCATACATAATTTCAAAAGAAAAAAATGGTGTGCTGCTTTTTACCATCAACAGGCCTGATAGGAGAAATGCCATAAACTATGAAATAATGTCCGGGCTTGAAACAGCGATGGATATGGCTGCAGAAAATGATGTTAAAGTCTTTGCCATTACAGGGGCAGGTGACCAGGCATTTTGTTCTGGTGGGGATTTATCCGCCTTCCATTGTTTAAAAACAGAGGCTCAGGCGTTTGAAATGCTCTCAAGGATGGCGGGGATTTTATATAACCTCCTAGTCCTCCCGAAACCAACTATTGCCATTCTAAATGGTTCTGCAGTAGGCGGAGGATGTGAAATTGCTTCTGCCTGCGACTTTCGGATTGGAAGAGATGGAATGAGAGCTGGATTTGTTCAGGGGAACCTCGCCATCACAACCGGCTGGGGAGGAGGATCGATTCTCTTTGAAAAACTTCCACAGCCTATTGCGATGAAAATGCTCCTTGATGCAAAAATATACACTGCTGAGGAACTTAGAGAATTTGGTTTCATCCACCAAATTTATAATGATCCTCCGATAGATGCCTGTCTCTCATTTATGAATGGAAGCCTGCATAAAGAGACAACTGTATTAGAAGCGTATAAAACGATGTTAAATAAAAAATGGAAGCTATTATCGATGAAAGAAAGGATGGAAGAGGAGGCACGAAGATGTGCTGTCTTGTGGGAGGGTGATGCTCACCACAAAAAAGTGGACGAATTCATGATGAAAAAAAATAAAAATAATTAG
- the rpmF gene encoding 50S ribosomal protein L32: MAVPFRRTSKTAKRKRRTHFKLQVPGMVACPNCGEMKLAHRVCKACGTYKGKEVVNN; this comes from the coding sequence ATGGCTGTACCATTTAGAAGAACGTCTAAAACTGCGAAAAGAAAACGCCGTACTCATTTTAAGTTACAAGTTCCGGGTATGGTAGCATGCCCTAACTGCGGTGAAATGAAACTTGCTCACCGTGTGTGCAAAGCTTGCGGAACATACAAAGGAAAAGAAGTTGTAAACAACTAA
- a CDS encoding YceD family protein, which yields MKWTISQIQKHRNKDFLIDEFVRMDSIKEIDPTIREVSPIHLTGRADISATRVTFHFRVDGHLVLPCSRTLVDVKYPIDVETTETFMLNSHDYEAVEEVHQVTGDVIDLEPIIKEILLVEIPMQVFCDDSAGLEGAPQSGKDWEVIEEQEKSEKLDPRLAGLAKFFEDSKDSSD from the coding sequence ATGAAATGGACAATAAGTCAGATACAAAAACATCGAAACAAGGACTTTCTGATTGACGAGTTTGTCCGAATGGACTCGATTAAGGAAATAGATCCGACAATCCGCGAAGTTTCTCCCATCCATCTTACTGGAAGGGCAGACATCAGTGCCACGAGAGTGACATTTCATTTCCGGGTTGATGGACATCTAGTCCTTCCTTGTTCACGGACACTGGTTGATGTAAAATATCCAATTGATGTGGAAACTACTGAAACTTTCATGTTAAACAGCCACGATTATGAGGCTGTAGAGGAAGTTCATCAAGTAACAGGCGATGTCATTGACCTGGAACCCATCATTAAAGAGATCTTGCTAGTGGAAATTCCAATGCAAGTATTCTGTGATGATAGCGCTGGTCTAGAAGGCGCACCCCAGTCAGGTAAGGATTGGGAAGTAATCGAGGAACAGGAGAAATCCGAAAAACTTGATCCCCGACTTGCCGGGCTTGCAAAATTCTTTGAGGATTCTAAAGATTCCTCTGACTAA
- a CDS encoding replication-relaxation family protein, whose translation MLTQRDKAIIKDLNRFRVMDRDSIAELHFAGLKNPKYAANNVLLRLLRDGQIQRSTAFTPFVYFGPDVFMKQNSAKIGHFLAILNVYKEMRKLGKLESFWVEPKYGKKGEGAEPDIYCMYRGTGFFIEVQRTIYSDKLMDEKMERYVNLYNGSIVAKPFPHVLILSDQRYAIDGEYPFKVFQAQSFTDFVNSLKGLEEKPKQESGVKIKIG comes from the coding sequence ATGCTAACTCAGAGAGACAAAGCCATCATAAAAGATTTGAATCGATTCAGAGTCATGGATCGTGACAGTATAGCTGAATTACACTTTGCCGGGTTGAAAAATCCGAAGTATGCTGCTAACAATGTCCTATTGCGTTTATTACGTGACGGACAGATTCAGCGTTCTACCGCATTCACTCCATTTGTCTATTTTGGTCCCGATGTATTCATGAAGCAGAACAGTGCGAAAATAGGGCATTTCCTAGCGATTCTGAACGTGTATAAGGAAATGAGGAAGTTAGGTAAGCTGGAAAGCTTCTGGGTTGAACCTAAATACGGAAAAAAGGGGGAAGGTGCAGAACCGGATATCTATTGTATGTATCGCGGCACAGGGTTCTTCATAGAGGTACAGAGAACTATTTACTCTGATAAACTGATGGATGAAAAGATGGAGCGTTATGTGAATTTATACAATGGCAGCATAGTGGCAAAACCCTTCCCACATGTTCTGATACTATCTGATCAGCGGTATGCGATTGATGGGGAGTATCCATTCAAGGTATTCCAGGCGCAAAGCTTCACTGATTTTGTAAACTCTCTGAAAGGTTTGGAAGAGAAGCCTAAACAGGAGAGTGGGGTGAAGATTAAAATTGGATAA
- a CDS encoding FtsK/SpoIIIE domain-containing protein — protein MSFWGELMARKRLIKAFRYASLYKTIGSDERKIFPKIHSVRTTEHSTEFVFTLPIGLDPKILQKNFYAFRQVFGEQIKIDGEIKKFVFTVYQNTSTKVLNYNVEEIRKQVEELKLGIICGKDRTGEYVTLELLKHPHILIAGETGSGKSTQLRSILTTLILNKKPSELQLYLGDCKKSEFHIFRKVEHVQCVLSDGKQIAKMLKGIKKELTERSDLTEMFEVSHVDDLPAEHKRPYIIVCIDEFVMLRKDETVMDILTEIVAIGRTLGVFAILSMQRPNAQVLDTTIRANLTVSMGFKLRDKIEARIVNTPDAEKIEKSGHFIMNADKLYDLQAPYLELEEAKKLLNPFCISKQPVKDITPQEPKEEPKQLTEEDVFLC, from the coding sequence ATGAGTTTCTGGGGCGAGTTAATGGCACGAAAGAGGCTGATTAAAGCTTTCCGGTATGCAAGCTTATATAAAACCATTGGCAGCGATGAACGCAAGATATTCCCTAAAATCCACTCTGTACGCACCACTGAACATTCTACTGAATTTGTTTTTACTCTTCCCATTGGATTAGATCCGAAGATACTCCAAAAGAACTTTTATGCATTCCGTCAAGTATTTGGCGAACAAATAAAAATCGATGGTGAAATAAAGAAGTTCGTTTTCACTGTTTATCAGAACACATCCACAAAGGTGCTCAACTACAATGTGGAGGAAATCAGGAAGCAAGTCGAGGAATTGAAGCTTGGCATTATCTGCGGGAAAGACAGAACAGGCGAGTATGTCACCTTAGAATTATTGAAGCATCCACACATATTGATTGCCGGGGAAACAGGGTCCGGGAAGTCTACTCAGCTACGATCTATTCTGACCACACTCATATTAAATAAAAAGCCATCGGAGCTTCAGCTTTACCTGGGAGATTGCAAGAAATCAGAATTTCACATCTTCAGAAAGGTTGAGCATGTGCAGTGTGTTTTATCCGACGGAAAACAGATTGCCAAGATGTTGAAAGGAATCAAAAAGGAATTAACCGAGCGGAGCGACTTAACCGAAATGTTTGAAGTCTCCCATGTGGATGACTTGCCAGCCGAACACAAGCGACCATACATTATTGTCTGTATTGATGAATTTGTCATGCTGCGGAAAGATGAAACCGTCATGGATATACTCACTGAGATTGTAGCCATCGGCAGAACGCTTGGAGTGTTCGCTATCCTGTCGATGCAGAGACCGAATGCCCAAGTATTAGACACGACAATCAGAGCCAATTTGACCGTTTCTATGGGTTTTAAGCTAAGGGATAAAATCGAAGCCAGGATAGTCAACACACCTGACGCGGAGAAAATCGAGAAAAGCGGTCACTTCATTATGAACGCTGATAAGCTCTATGACTTACAAGCACCTTATTTGGAACTGGAAGAGGCTAAGAAGCTTCTGAATCCATTCTGCATATCAAAGCAACCTGTGAAGGATATAACGCCACAGGAGCCAAAGGAAGAACCTAAACAACTCACTGAAGAGGATGTGTTCTTATGCTAA